A window of Microcystis aeruginosa FD4 contains these coding sequences:
- the cbiQ gene encoding cobalt ECF transporter T component CbiQ, with product MSHLIDSLAYKNRLRWLPPNHKLLLTIVLLIISLISSWPVQLLVGFWLTIAITIYAGIPQRTYLRLLSLPLGFSLISLPAFIINGVPWDKKSIIQQDIWQGLGFSLGYLYLYISQTGMEQVGFLFPRIWAMTNCLYFLILTTPFIEILQVFRQWRCPILLTDLLLLMYRFIFSLLEVAQEIWTAQNSRCGYQSWSRGMKSIGILGGQLFQRTLNNYRQISISLEARGFQESFKMSSSRSYQSQRRYIFEALFGCSLLIILNLVIN from the coding sequence ATGAGCCATCTAATTGATAGTCTTGCTTACAAAAATCGTCTGCGTTGGTTGCCTCCAAATCATAAGCTATTGTTGACGATAGTTCTATTAATTATCTCGCTAATTTCCTCTTGGCCTGTGCAGTTACTCGTCGGTTTTTGGTTGACTATAGCAATTACTATCTATGCGGGGATTCCCCAAAGGACTTATCTGCGCTTGTTATCTTTACCTTTGGGGTTTTCTTTAATTAGTTTACCTGCTTTTATTATTAATGGTGTACCGTGGGATAAAAAATCAATAATTCAGCAGGATATTTGGCAAGGTCTGGGATTTTCTTTAGGTTATTTGTATCTCTATATTAGCCAAACAGGTATGGAGCAAGTTGGGTTTTTATTCCCCAGAATTTGGGCGATGACAAATTGTCTATATTTTCTAATTTTAACCACTCCCTTTATTGAAATCTTACAAGTTTTCAGACAATGGCGATGTCCGATTTTATTGACAGATTTATTATTATTGATGTACCGTTTTATTTTTAGCTTACTAGAAGTTGCTCAAGAAATTTGGACAGCACAAAATTCCCGTTGTGGTTATCAAAGTTGGTCAAGAGGAATGAAAAGTATTGGTATTTTGGGAGGGCAGTTATTCCAGCGAACTCTTAATAATTATCGTCAGATTTCTATCAGTTTAGAAGCGCGAGGATTTCAAGAAAGTTTTAAAATGTCTAGTTCCCGTTCTTATCAATCTCAAAGAAGATACATATTTGAAGCTTTATTCGGTTGCAGTTTATTGATTATTCTTAACTTAGTTATCAACTAA
- a CDS encoding energy-coupling factor ABC transporter substrate-binding protein has protein sequence MNRYSLRNNWLLAMAVILLAVLPLVFVRGEFSGADDQAETAITTLNPEYKSWFRPFFEPPSGEVESLLFASQAALGAGVIGFVIGLYKGRTEKEQSASTEENSN, from the coding sequence ATGAACCGATATTCTCTAAGAAATAATTGGCTTTTGGCTATGGCTGTAATTCTTTTAGCAGTTTTGCCCTTAGTTTTTGTGCGGGGCGAATTTAGTGGGGCTGATGACCAAGCAGAAACCGCAATCACTACACTTAATCCTGAGTATAAATCATGGTTTCGACCTTTCTTTGAACCGCCTAGTGGTGAGGTAGAAAGTTTACTTTTTGCATCCCAAGCCGCCTTGGGGGCGGGGGTGATTGGTTTTGTTATCGGACTATATAAAGGAAGGACTGAAAAAGAACAATCTGCCTCCACAGAGGAGAATAGCAATTAG
- a CDS encoding energy-coupling factor ABC transporter permease: MKIQKYCRLILIAVLTVHLLINSANPAAAMHIAEGFLPVQWAAFWWIISLPFFIFGLRSLTRITQEHPELKLLLALAGAYTFVLSALKIPSVTGSCSHPTGTGLGAILFGPLTMTVLGTLVLLFQALLLAHGGLTTLGANMFSMAIIGPLVAYCIYHLLLKTGQQRVAIFCAAALANLFTYITTSIQLALAFPALDGGFMASFIKFAGIFALTQIPLAISEGLLTLLVWNWLESYGKKELETIKLLQG, translated from the coding sequence ATGAAGATACAGAAATATTGCCGCTTAATTCTTATAGCGGTGCTAACTGTTCATCTATTAATTAATTCAGCCAATCCAGCGGCAGCTATGCACATTGCCGAAGGGTTTTTGCCTGTACAGTGGGCAGCTTTTTGGTGGATAATATCGCTTCCTTTTTTCATTTTTGGCTTACGTTCTTTAACTCGTATTACTCAAGAACATCCCGAACTTAAGCTATTGCTTGCCCTAGCTGGCGCTTATACTTTTGTTCTCTCAGCCTTAAAAATTCCCTCGGTTACAGGTAGTTGTTCTCATCCGACGGGGACAGGTTTAGGAGCAATTTTGTTCGGTCCCTTGACGATGACTGTTTTGGGAACTTTAGTGTTATTATTTCAGGCTTTGTTATTAGCTCATGGCGGGTTAACTACTCTGGGGGCAAATATGTTTTCTATGGCTATAATTGGACCATTAGTTGCCTATTGTATCTATCATTTGCTTCTAAAAACAGGACAACAAAGAGTGGCTATTTTTTGTGCCGCTGCCCTAGCAAACTTGTTCACCTATATAACCACTTCTATCCAATTAGCCTTAGCCTTTCCTGCGCTTGACGGTGGGTTTATGGCATCTTTTATCAAGTTTGCGGGAATTTTTGCTCTGACTCAAATTCCTCTAGCCATTAGCGAAGGATTACTGACATTATTGGTCTGGAATTGGCTAGAGTCTTACGGAAAAAAAGAGTTAGAGACTATCAAATTATTACAAGGGTAA
- a CDS encoding ABC transporter ATP-binding protein: MDNKILDVHHLTVEFSNQKRTTVAVNNISFSLQKGQVLGCVGESGSGKSVTSLALMGLVPSPGKITGGEICFRPAKGQSMQAVDLLSIPPEEWRYYRGGEMAMIFQEPMSSLNPVYNIEFQLTEAILLHQKVTPEQAKNQAISLLQEVRLLPSDEQLEEKYIETFPLENKGHVREKIRTYLQEQKEAILKRYPHELSGGQLQRVMIAMAISCNPTLLIADEPTTALDVTVQAEILRLLRDLCKSDREMSMVFISHDLGVINEIADQIVVMYQGEIVEQGTKEEVLNYPQHPYTKGLLACRPRLNSRPKKLPTVSDFLRVEKDSQGKIIDLEEITPPAVKFITLQEEETRIEGLQNHENILSVENLSVRFPVKGVFGQVKTFFNAVDQVSFAVKQGETLGLVGESGCGKSTLARTILRLIPATSGNIYFRGENLAKLNPSDPKLRLLRRELQIVFQNPYNSLNPRLSIGKAILEPLVIHHTGGNSQKRRERVEYLLERVKLDPNWFDRYPHQLSGGQRQRVCIARALALNPQFIICDESVSALDVSVQAGVLNLLKELQQEFNLTYIFISHDLSVVRFMSDRIMVMNKGKIEEIGTANEIINSPQSDYTRKLIASIPQFTESLAS, from the coding sequence ATGGATAACAAAATTCTCGACGTTCACCATCTCACCGTTGAATTTTCTAATCAGAAAAGAACAACAGTCGCCGTTAATAACATTAGTTTTAGCTTGCAGAAAGGTCAAGTTCTCGGTTGTGTGGGGGAGTCGGGTTCAGGAAAATCTGTCACCTCCCTCGCACTCATGGGATTGGTTCCCTCTCCGGGGAAAATTACCGGGGGAGAAATTTGTTTTCGTCCAGCAAAAGGTCAGTCAATGCAAGCAGTGGATTTATTATCTATTCCCCCGGAAGAATGGCGTTATTATCGCGGGGGAGAAATGGCCATGATTTTCCAAGAACCAATGAGTTCTCTTAATCCAGTTTATAACATCGAGTTTCAACTCACCGAAGCAATTTTACTGCATCAAAAAGTCACCCCAGAACAGGCAAAAAATCAAGCCATCTCTCTACTGCAAGAAGTGCGCTTATTACCCAGTGATGAACAGTTAGAGGAGAAATATATAGAAACTTTTCCCTTAGAAAATAAGGGTCATGTCAGAGAAAAAATTAGAACTTATCTTCAGGAACAAAAAGAGGCAATTCTCAAGCGTTATCCCCATGAATTATCGGGGGGACAATTACAAAGGGTAATGATTGCCATGGCGATTTCTTGTAATCCTACCCTATTAATTGCTGATGAACCAACCACCGCTTTAGATGTGACTGTCCAAGCAGAAATATTAAGATTGTTACGAGATTTGTGTAAAAGCGATCGAGAAATGTCAATGGTTTTTATCTCCCACGATTTAGGAGTTATTAACGAAATTGCCGATCAAATTGTTGTAATGTATCAAGGAGAAATTGTCGAACAGGGAACTAAAGAAGAAGTATTAAATTATCCCCAACATCCCTACACAAAAGGTTTACTTGCCTGTCGTCCCCGCTTAAACTCTCGTCCAAAAAAATTGCCCACCGTCAGCGATTTTTTACGAGTGGAAAAAGACTCTCAAGGTAAGATTATTGACTTAGAGGAAATTACCCCACCAGCAGTTAAATTTATTACTCTTCAAGAAGAAGAAACCAGAATTGAAGGTTTACAAAACCATGAGAACATATTATCTGTAGAAAATTTATCGGTTAGATTTCCAGTTAAGGGAGTTTTCGGGCAAGTAAAGACCTTTTTTAATGCCGTAGATCAGGTCAGTTTTGCCGTTAAACAGGGGGAAACCCTCGGTTTAGTCGGTGAGTCGGGCTGCGGAAAATCTACCTTAGCAAGGACAATTCTGCGCTTAATTCCTGCCACTTCTGGAAATATCTATTTCCGAGGAGAAAATCTCGCTAAATTAAACCCCAGCGATCCAAAATTAAGACTACTGCGACGGGAATTACAGATAGTTTTCCAGAATCCCTACAACTCCCTGAATCCCCGTTTATCCATTGGTAAAGCAATTTTAGAACCGCTGGTTATTCATCATACCGGCGGTAATTCCCAAAAGCGACGGGAACGAGTAGAATATTTATTAGAACGAGTTAAACTTGATCCTAATTGGTTTGATCGCTATCCCCATCAATTATCAGGAGGACAACGACAAAGGGTGTGTATTGCTCGCGCTTTAGCCTTAAATCCTCAGTTTATTATCTGTGATGAATCTGTCTCTGCTTTAGATGTTTCCGTACAAGCGGGAGTCTTAAATTTACTCAAAGAATTACAGCAGGAATTTAATCTCACTTATATCTTTATTTCCCACGATTTAAGTGTCGTCAGATTTATGAGTGATCGCATTATGGTGATGAATAAAGGTAAAATTGAGGAAATCGGTACAGCTAACGAGATTATCAACTCTCCCCAAAGCGATTACACCCGTAAACTTATCGCTTCCATTCCCCAATTTACCGAAAGTCTTGCTAGTTAG
- a CDS encoding FeoA family protein, whose protein sequence is MDDKIRPNEPEKPENWQKDDQFSYWGGKEAELDNVTPRGNDLAATYPLAQVEMGKTVWLAGFQGTGGINRLLGMGLNPGIQLQVISSQPRGSVLIAIQDNRIGIGAEMAEKILVSDSQPKKLEPKKDLPEVRTFLREIPIGKAGKVVGYDRALRGYKGKLLSMGLTPGTEFTVIRVAPLGDPVEIQVRGFHLSLRKQEADALIVEEIDPES, encoded by the coding sequence ATGGACGATAAAATTAGACCTAATGAACCAGAAAAACCAGAAAACTGGCAAAAAGACGACCAATTCTCCTATTGGGGCGGTAAAGAGGCAGAATTAGATAATGTCACTCCCAGGGGTAATGACTTGGCTGCCACTTATCCCCTCGCACAAGTGGAAATGGGAAAAACCGTCTGGTTAGCGGGATTTCAGGGGACGGGAGGGATTAATCGACTACTGGGTATGGGATTAAACCCCGGTATTCAATTACAGGTCATTAGTTCCCAACCGAGGGGGTCAGTTTTAATTGCCATTCAAGACAATCGTATCGGTATCGGGGCAGAAATGGCCGAAAAAATCCTCGTTAGTGACAGTCAACCGAAAAAACTGGAACCCAAAAAAGACCTACCTGAAGTAAGAACATTTCTGCGGGAGATACCCATAGGAAAAGCGGGTAAAGTCGTCGGTTATGACCGAGCATTGCGAGGATACAAAGGAAAATTGTTATCAATGGGATTAACTCCGGGTACAGAGTTTACCGTCATTCGCGTCGCACCTTTGGGGGATCCCGTCGAGATTCAGGTGCGGGGATTTCATCTCAGTCTGCGTAAACAGGAGGCAGACGCTTTAATCGTGGAAGAAATAGACCCAGAAAGCTAA
- the feoB gene encoding Fe(2+) transporter permease subunit FeoB gives MVKPIIALIGNPNCGKTTLFNALTGANQRTGNWPGVTVDRKEGRFQVNGEDITLVDLPGVYSLDVEEGETGMDELVARDYLLSGEADLVINIVDASNLERNLYLTTQIMEMRLPMLIALNMMDVAKTRGIVVNPQLLSDRMDAIVVAISAVKGEGIGELKQKIGELVSNISHTAAYVAYPAVIEEALSEIVAYINDHSSKRIVEPRWTALNLLQYEDRVAPELRSQELLSIIVKHRRQIHQVLGEDLDILIADTRYGFIQQVTQGATQRTGQINNTMSDRLDRIVLDRWWGIPIFLGVMYLMFLFTINVSAAFIDFFDLTAQTIFVDGFAQVLQTIHTPGWLIALLADGAGGGVQTVATFIPVIGFMFLFLSILEDSGYMARAAFVMDRLMRLVGLPGKSFVPMLVGFGCSVPAIMATRTLENSRDRLMTIMMNPFMSCGARLPVYALFAAAFFPIGGQNIVFGLYILGILAAILTGLVMKKTLLKGEVSHFIMELPPYHLPRLKGVLIRTWERLQAFLWKAGRFIVLMVMILGLLNSVSFDGSFGNQDSERSVLSATSKAVTPIFSPMGLEPENWPATVGIFTGVFAKEAMVGTLNSIYSQLAGEDNPNKGAAAEKFDFWGQIQEAIATIPANLAQLPNQVLDPLGLNIGDLQDQKTAAEKQKVDLGTFGAMAKRFDGQAGAFAYLLFVLLYFPCVSATSAVYRETNAGWTAFIALWTTGMAYIVATCFYQIATFSRHPGFSLFWIVLMGLTVVGVLFTLKNLRPRKINRPAI, from the coding sequence ATGGTCAAACCGATTATCGCCTTAATTGGCAATCCTAACTGTGGCAAAACTACCCTTTTTAATGCTCTCACAGGAGCCAATCAACGGACCGGCAACTGGCCGGGAGTAACAGTCGATCGCAAGGAGGGACGATTTCAAGTTAACGGGGAAGATATCACCCTGGTGGATTTACCAGGAGTCTATTCCCTTGATGTGGAAGAAGGGGAAACAGGAATGGATGAATTAGTCGCTAGGGACTATCTGCTGTCAGGAGAAGCGGATTTAGTGATTAATATCGTCGATGCTTCTAATTTAGAGCGCAATCTCTACCTGACTACCCAAATCATGGAGATGCGTTTACCGATGTTGATTGCCCTGAATATGATGGATGTGGCCAAAACTAGGGGTATTGTGGTTAATCCGCAACTCTTAAGCGATCGCATGGATGCAATTGTCGTGGCGATTAGTGCGGTTAAAGGGGAAGGAATCGGAGAATTAAAGCAAAAAATTGGGGAATTAGTCAGTAATATTAGCCATACTGCCGCTTATGTCGCTTATCCTGCGGTAATTGAGGAAGCTCTGAGCGAGATTGTTGCTTACATTAACGACCATAGCAGTAAAAGGATCGTTGAGCCAAGATGGACCGCTTTAAATCTACTGCAATACGAGGATCGCGTCGCCCCAGAATTGCGCTCCCAGGAACTATTAAGCATTATCGTCAAGCATAGACGACAAATACACCAAGTTTTAGGGGAAGACCTTGATATTTTAATTGCTGATACTCGTTATGGCTTTATTCAGCAAGTTACCCAGGGAGCCACTCAACGGACTGGACAGATAAATAATACCATGTCCGATCGCCTCGATCGGATTGTTCTCGATCGCTGGTGGGGAATTCCGATATTTTTGGGCGTAATGTACCTAATGTTCTTATTTACCATCAATGTTAGTGCTGCCTTTATCGATTTCTTCGATTTAACTGCCCAGACTATCTTTGTCGATGGTTTTGCCCAAGTTTTACAAACAATCCATACCCCGGGTTGGCTAATTGCTCTGCTCGCTGATGGAGCGGGGGGAGGTGTGCAAACCGTCGCCACTTTTATCCCCGTAATTGGCTTTATGTTCCTCTTTTTGTCAATTTTAGAGGATTCTGGCTATATGGCCCGGGCAGCCTTCGTCATGGACCGATTGATGCGTTTGGTGGGATTGCCGGGTAAATCCTTTGTCCCCATGTTAGTGGGATTTGGTTGCAGTGTGCCAGCAATTATGGCCACCAGGACTCTAGAAAATTCTCGCGATCGTTTAATGACGATTATGATGAACCCTTTTATGTCCTGTGGGGCCAGATTACCTGTTTATGCCCTATTTGCGGCGGCTTTTTTCCCCATAGGTGGTCAAAACATCGTTTTTGGTCTTTATATCTTAGGAATTCTCGCCGCTATTTTGACGGGATTGGTGATGAAAAAAACCCTACTCAAGGGAGAAGTCAGTCACTTTATTATGGAATTGCCTCCCTATCATCTACCGCGTCTGAAAGGAGTTTTAATTCGCACTTGGGAACGTCTGCAAGCGTTTTTATGGAAAGCTGGACGATTTATCGTTTTAATGGTGATGATTTTGGGACTACTCAACTCCGTCAGTTTTGATGGTTCTTTTGGTAATCAAGACAGCGAGCGCTCGGTTTTAAGTGCTACCAGTAAAGCTGTAACTCCTATTTTCTCACCCATGGGACTAGAACCGGAAAATTGGCCGGCAACGGTGGGCATTTTTACGGGAGTTTTTGCCAAAGAAGCAATGGTAGGCACATTAAACTCGATTTACAGCCAACTAGCAGGGGAAGATAACCCTAATAAGGGGGCAGCAGCCGAAAAATTCGACTTCTGGGGGCAAATTCAGGAAGCTATTGCCACTATTCCCGCCAATTTAGCGCAATTACCCAATCAAGTGCTTGATCCCTTGGGTTTGAATATTGGTGATTTACAAGATCAAAAAACGGCTGCCGAGAAGCAAAAAGTAGATTTAGGAACTTTTGGGGCGATGGCGAAAAGATTTGATGGTCAAGCGGGTGCTTTTGCCTATCTTTTGTTCGTTCTGCTCTATTTTCCCTGTGTTTCGGCCACATCGGCCGTATATCGCGAAACTAATGCCGGTTGGACTGCTTTTATTGCCCTCTGGACCACAGGAATGGCCTATATTGTTGCCACTTGCTTCTATCAAATCGCCACTTTTTCTCGACATCCGGGATTTTCCCTCTTTTGGATAGTCTTGATGGGTTTAACCGTAGTCGGGGTTTTATTCACCTTAAAAAATCTCCGTCCCCGAAAAATCAACCGTCCGGCAATTTAA
- a CDS encoding FeoC-like transcriptional regulator, whose translation MILTDIQAYLAKNQKASLADLSTHFRMSADALSPMLDRLLKKGRIRLISLEKCGGCSRCPPESMAFYEWIEGNSTGTNR comes from the coding sequence ATGATTTTAACCGATATACAGGCTTATCTTGCCAAAAATCAGAAAGCATCTCTGGCTGACTTATCCACACACTTTCGGATGTCAGCAGATGCCTTAAGTCCCATGCTCGATCGCTTGCTGAAAAAAGGGCGAATTCGCCTGATTTCCCTAGAAAAATGCGGAGGATGCAGCCGTTGTCCCCCGGAATCTATGGCTTTTTACGAATGGATTGAGGGCAATTCCACAGGGACAAACAGATAA
- a CDS encoding methyltransferase domain-containing protein yields MNILLVTSSLGLLLAIAIVVYFVSSRKYQSSDSVANSYDQWTEDGILEYYWGEHIHLGHYGSPPEKKDFLAAKADFVAEMVSWSGLDKLPAGATLLDVGCGIGGSSRILARDYGFAVTGVTISPKQVARAKELTPPDLNARFLVDDAMALSFPDESFDVVWSIEAGPHMPDKAVFARELLRVLKPGGVLVVADWNQRDDRQKPLNFWERPVMRQLLDQWSHPAFASIEGFAEQLAATGLVDGEVMTTDWTTATLPSWIDTIWQGVIRPQGWWQFGLTGLLKSVREVPTILLMRLAFGRGLCRFGMFHAVRAQSNLQASQQESLTSVM; encoded by the coding sequence ATGAATATACTTTTGGTGACATCATCTTTAGGGTTACTCCTAGCGATCGCTATCGTCGTCTATTTTGTTTCCTCTCGCAAGTATCAATCGTCGGACTCGGTGGCCAATTCCTACGACCAATGGACCGAGGACGGGATTTTAGAATATTATTGGGGGGAACACATCCATTTAGGTCACTACGGTTCCCCACCAGAAAAAAAAGACTTTCTAGCGGCAAAAGCCGACTTTGTGGCGGAAATGGTCTCTTGGTCCGGTTTGGATAAATTACCCGCCGGTGCAACTCTCCTCGATGTCGGTTGTGGTATTGGTGGCAGCAGTCGCATTCTGGCCCGGGACTACGGATTTGCCGTTACCGGTGTCACCATTAGTCCCAAACAAGTGGCACGGGCCAAAGAACTAACACCACCAGATTTAAATGCTCGCTTTTTGGTCGATGATGCCATGGCCCTTTCTTTTCCCGACGAGAGTTTTGATGTGGTCTGGTCAATTGAAGCCGGTCCCCATATGCCGGACAAAGCCGTTTTTGCTCGGGAATTACTGCGAGTTCTCAAACCAGGGGGAGTCTTGGTGGTAGCGGACTGGAATCAGCGAGATGACCGTCAAAAACCGCTTAATTTCTGGGAACGTCCCGTAATGCGCCAACTTTTGGATCAGTGGTCTCACCCCGCTTTTGCCAGCATCGAAGGTTTTGCCGAACAGTTAGCGGCCACGGGATTGGTAGATGGGGAAGTGATGACTACTGACTGGACAACAGCCACTCTACCCTCTTGGATTGATACCATTTGGCAGGGGGTGATTCGTCCCCAAGGTTGGTGGCAATTTGGTCTAACTGGGTTGCTTAAATCCGTCCGAGAAGTGCCGACAATTCTGCTAATGCGCTTGGCCTTTGGCAGGGGTTTATGTCGTTTTGGGATGTTCCACGCTGTTCGCGCTCAATCCAATCTGCAAGCAAGTCAGCAAGAGTCTCTTACCTCAGTTATGTAG
- a CDS encoding metallophosphoesterase family protein, translated as MWAILSGIQGNLPAYQAVLEDIQQRSVTVENLYILGDFIGVNPDSEMLVEQIRYPTKNNLYPQVCRGWWEEQCLILHSLGATGEPTELIDKYGIDSTKQLWDAVSLETVQWLRNLDFGFVELDCLLIHGSTVSVSEELTPDTPPWQILDRLQRMGVNNLFCGRSGKVFDYSLQSANLTSTVTTLDKRQPSETLTIQDKRLIGVGSVGKELNKAVYTLYNPSNNCVEFRTVPY; from the coding sequence ATGTGGGCGATTTTAAGCGGTATTCAAGGCAATTTACCAGCCTATCAAGCGGTCTTGGAAGATATTCAGCAACGGTCAGTTACTGTAGAAAATTTATATATTTTAGGAGATTTTATCGGTGTTAATCCCGATAGTGAAATGCTGGTAGAACAAATACGTTATCCCACCAAAAATAACTTATATCCGCAGGTTTGTCGGGGATGGTGGGAAGAACAATGTCTGATTTTACACAGTTTGGGAGCAACAGGAGAACCGACGGAATTAATTGATAAATATGGTATCGATAGCACTAAGCAACTCTGGGACGCAGTTTCTTTAGAAACGGTGCAATGGTTACGAAATCTCGATTTTGGTTTTGTCGAGTTGGATTGTTTATTAATTCATGGCAGCACTGTCAGTGTTAGTGAAGAATTAACCCCCGATACTCCTCCATGGCAAATTTTAGATCGACTGCAACGAATGGGAGTTAATAATCTTTTTTGTGGTCGTTCAGGAAAAGTTTTTGATTATTCTTTACAGTCCGCTAATTTAACTAGCACTGTTACTACTTTAGATAAACGGCAACCAAGCGAAACTTTGACGATTCAAGATAAGCGTTTAATTGGGGTTGGTAGCGTTGGCAAAGAATTAAATAAAGCAGTTTACACTCTCTATAATCCTAGTAATAATTGCGTGGAGTTTAGAACCGTACCTTATTAA
- a CDS encoding metallophosphoesterase family protein, with amino-acid sequence MKIAVLSCIHGNMPAFDAVLRDLDQQGCQEIYCLGDLVGYGPHPNQVVEKIRQLGITTVQGCWDEDIVEGLNACECSYPSLLAEKRGRLAHEWTNQIITPENRNYLSKLPEIFKLDHLCFVHGSPQSNHEYLLAEMDAFTALERVLSVDTEVLFCGHTHIPYIRTLDAGSLQIKVYQPDGEQSRQFTTPVKRIINVGSVGEPRHGRPNATYVIYDRETAAVQLREVAYNYQETCQAILASGLPPIFAWRLAKGLEYAEKADDPTHVCER; translated from the coding sequence ATGAAAATAGCTGTTTTATCCTGTATTCATGGCAATATGCCTGCTTTTGATGCTGTTTTGCGAGATTTAGACCAACAGGGTTGTCAAGAAATCTACTGTTTAGGGGATTTAGTTGGGTATGGACCCCATCCTAACCAAGTGGTGGAAAAAATCCGTCAACTGGGGATTACTACAGTACAAGGGTGTTGGGATGAGGATATCGTTGAGGGATTAAATGCCTGTGAATGCAGTTATCCGTCGCTTTTAGCAGAAAAACGGGGTAGATTAGCTCATGAGTGGACAAATCAAATAATCACCCCAGAAAACCGTAATTATTTGTCAAAACTGCCCGAAATTTTTAAGCTAGATCACCTCTGTTTTGTCCATGGTAGTCCCCAAAGTAACCATGAGTACCTTTTAGCCGAAATGGACGCTTTTACGGCTTTAGAACGGGTTTTATCGGTAGATACAGAGGTTTTATTCTGTGGACATACCCACATCCCCTACATTCGCACTCTCGACGCGGGAAGCTTGCAAATAAAAGTGTATCAACCCGATGGGGAACAGTCGCGGCAATTTACCACACCAGTTAAACGTATCATCAACGTGGGATCGGTGGGAGAACCGCGTCACGGTCGTCCAAATGCCACCTATGTGATTTACGATCGAGAAACGGCAGCGGTACAACTGCGAGAAGTGGCCTATAACTATCAAGAAACCTGTCAGGCTATTTTAGCATCGGGTTTACCTCCTATTTTCGCTTGGCGATTGGCTAAGGGTCTAGAATACGCGGAAAAAGCCGATGATCCGACTCATGTTTGCGAACGTTAA